One genomic segment of Photobacterium sp. DA100 includes these proteins:
- the rplY gene encoding 50S ribosomal protein L25: MKFEAVVRTDLGKGASRRLRHAGKFPAIVYGGEAAPVSIELNHDNVMNQMDKPEFYEGIVLVIDGQEVAVKPQDIQRHPFKPKVEHMDFKRV; the protein is encoded by the coding sequence ATGAAATTTGAAGCAGTAGTACGTACTGACCTAGGTAAAGGTGCGAGCCGCCGCCTACGTCACGCAGGTAAATTCCCAGCAATCGTTTACGGTGGCGAAGCAGCTCCAGTATCTATCGAGCTAAACCACGACAACGTGATGAACCAGATGGACAAGCCTGAGTTCTACGAAGGTATCGTTCTAGTGATCGACGGTCAAGAAGTTGCTGTTAAGCCTCAAGACATCCAGCGTCACCCGTTCAAGCCAAAAGTTGAGCACATGGACTTCAAACGCGTTTAA
- a CDS encoding DUF1289 domain-containing protein — translation MEQLDFFTIPSPCVGVCQVNNRGYCKGCFRSRDERFYWQQLTNEQKRNVIRLCKQRYQRVMRAKALPNSQDELDSDISPQQELF, via the coding sequence ATGGAGCAATTAGACTTTTTTACCATTCCCAGTCCATGTGTCGGGGTATGTCAGGTCAATAACCGTGGTTATTGCAAAGGTTGCTTTCGCAGCAGGGACGAGCGGTTTTATTGGCAGCAGCTAACCAATGAACAAAAGCGCAATGTGATCAGGCTATGCAAGCAGCGTTACCAAAGGGTAATGCGAGCCAAAGCCCTGCCAAACAGTCAAGATGAGCTCGATTCAGACATATCACCGCAGCAGGAATTGTTTTAG
- the cobT gene encoding nicotinate-nucleotide--dimethylbenzimidazole phosphoribosyltransferase, whose amino-acid sequence MFDTRLSAQIQERIDQKTKPLGALGQLEKLAHQLALIQSQGKAHAVDEITLQQPTVLVFAGDHGIAEEGVSIAPSAVTQQMVMNFLAGGAAVNCFCRANEVAIKVIDCGILLPVELGSPLLIQRRLGERTGNLAIEPAMTQQQVQQGIVWGQNLVEDVINQGCNLVMFGEMGIGNTSSASALLAAVTGEPAERCVGFGTGVTTGQLEKKKRLVSQGVARCDSSQPLDLLAELGGFEIVQMVGGFLAAAKHRTPVLVDGFIVTVAALLATKIDPNCRDYLIFAHQSHELGHRIALEQLVAEPLLDLSLRLGEGTGAVLAVPLLRAAAEFYNNMASFTEAGVTV is encoded by the coding sequence ATGTTTGACACCCGTTTAAGCGCACAGATCCAAGAGCGTATCGATCAGAAAACCAAGCCATTGGGGGCTCTGGGGCAGTTGGAGAAGCTCGCTCACCAGTTAGCGCTTATCCAAAGTCAGGGCAAAGCGCACGCGGTGGATGAAATCACGCTGCAGCAGCCGACGGTTCTGGTGTTTGCCGGCGATCATGGCATTGCGGAGGAAGGGGTAAGTATCGCCCCGAGTGCCGTGACCCAGCAGATGGTAATGAACTTTCTGGCCGGAGGGGCTGCGGTCAATTGTTTTTGCCGTGCCAATGAGGTGGCAATAAAGGTGATCGACTGTGGCATCTTGCTACCTGTTGAGTTGGGATCTCCGCTATTGATTCAGCGCCGGCTTGGGGAAAGGACGGGGAATTTGGCCATTGAGCCAGCGATGACACAGCAGCAAGTACAGCAAGGAATAGTGTGGGGGCAAAACCTGGTCGAGGATGTGATCAATCAGGGTTGCAACCTGGTTATGTTTGGGGAAATGGGCATCGGTAATACCAGCAGCGCATCGGCGCTATTAGCCGCGGTTACCGGTGAGCCTGCAGAACGCTGTGTTGGTTTTGGTACCGGCGTAACAACAGGGCAACTGGAAAAGAAAAAGCGCTTGGTCAGCCAGGGCGTTGCTCGATGCGACTCGTCGCAGCCGCTTGATCTCCTCGCTGAGCTGGGGGGCTTTGAAATCGTGCAAATGGTCGGTGGTTTCCTCGCCGCGGCAAAGCATCGTACCCCTGTACTGGTTGACGGCTTCATCGTGACGGTGGCAGCATTACTGGCTACAAAGATTGATCCCAATTGCCGTGATTACCTGATTTTTGCCCACCAATCCCATGAGTTGGGCCATCGCATTGCACTTGAGCAGCTAGTTGCTGAGCCGCTGCTGGATCTGTCTCTTCGTTTGGGGGAGGGGACTGGGGCGGTATTAGCGGTGCCGCTGCTTCGGGCTGCTGCCGAGTTTTACAACAACATGGCCAGTTTTACTGAAGCCGGGGTAACGGTATAG
- a CDS encoding DNA polymerase II: protein MQTQSKGFVLTRQSRDVRGQTEIVLWVSTDTGPVRLVISNDKPVSFVRQQDQAPAQAELHKAGIRVDWKPLPLKNFQHEAMSACYSHSIKDSLQLPQILSAVGIEAFESDIRLADRFLMERFICGGIAFTGERTAKAGFDEYHQVKAKAAEYKPQLLVVSLDIECSEKGVLYSVGLHCEKDSRVIMVGDASCDENDHEWIQWVESEKALLLALEAWFLEYDPDIIIGWNVIDFDFRLLLKRAEWNAITLRMGRGKQPPHWRQSTQNPNQGFITVPGRVVLDGIDTLKTATYNFRSWSLESVSRELLGEGKEINNVHDRMAEINQMFREDKVSLAKYNLQDCKLVSRIFDHTHLLDFAIERSCLTGVELDRVGGSVAAFTNLYLPQLHRAGYVAPSLDSENWIASPGGYVMDSKPGLYESVLVLDFKSLYPSIIRTFRIDPLGLVEGLLLEEGRQDNQAIAGFRGGRFHRTKHFLPKMIESLWAARDQAKREGEKAFSQAIKIIMNSFYGVLGSSGCRFFDHRLASSITMRGHEIMKTTRELIENRGYEVIYGDTDSTFVSLKHAHSAEKADEIGRELVGYINQWWSQHLLSEYKVESALELEYETHYHKFLMPTIRGQETGSKKRYAGLVINNGQEEMVYKGLETVRTDWTRLAQTFQQTLYHRVFHDEEVEEYVRQYVEETRAGKHDNALVYRKRLRRNLSEYQKNVPPHVRAARMADEVNQRQGRPLQYQSGGWIEYVITINGPEPVEAQQSPIDYEHYIDKQLRPVADGILPFIGKHFDDITAPQLGLF from the coding sequence TTGCAAACTCAGTCAAAAGGCTTTGTACTAACAAGGCAGAGCCGTGATGTTCGCGGCCAAACGGAGATTGTGCTTTGGGTAAGCACCGACACTGGCCCTGTCCGTTTAGTGATCAGCAATGATAAACCGGTGAGCTTTGTTCGTCAGCAAGATCAAGCACCGGCCCAGGCTGAACTTCATAAGGCAGGCATACGGGTTGATTGGAAACCGCTGCCATTAAAAAACTTTCAGCATGAAGCCATGTCGGCTTGTTATTCTCACTCAATTAAAGACAGCCTGCAGTTACCTCAGATCCTTTCTGCGGTCGGCATTGAGGCCTTTGAGTCTGATATTCGCTTGGCCGATCGCTTTCTGATGGAGCGCTTTATTTGTGGCGGTATCGCCTTTACCGGTGAACGTACAGCGAAAGCAGGCTTTGATGAGTATCATCAGGTCAAAGCGAAAGCGGCGGAGTACAAACCCCAGCTATTAGTCGTTTCACTGGATATCGAGTGCTCCGAGAAAGGGGTGTTGTATTCGGTTGGTTTACATTGCGAAAAAGATAGCCGGGTGATCATGGTGGGCGATGCCTCGTGTGACGAGAATGATCATGAATGGATCCAGTGGGTAGAGTCCGAGAAGGCTTTGCTGCTTGCCCTTGAAGCCTGGTTTCTCGAATACGATCCCGACATTATTATTGGCTGGAATGTCATTGATTTTGATTTTCGTCTGCTGCTCAAGCGGGCAGAGTGGAATGCGATAACCCTGCGTATGGGTAGGGGAAAGCAGCCCCCTCACTGGCGCCAATCCACCCAGAACCCGAATCAAGGCTTTATTACCGTACCCGGTCGCGTTGTTTTGGATGGTATCGACACCCTGAAGACCGCCACCTACAACTTCCGCTCCTGGTCCTTGGAGTCAGTGTCGCGTGAATTGCTGGGGGAAGGCAAAGAGATCAACAATGTCCATGATCGGATGGCGGAAATCAACCAGATGTTTCGTGAGGATAAAGTCTCGTTAGCCAAGTACAACTTACAAGACTGCAAGCTGGTATCACGCATTTTTGACCATACCCACCTGCTCGACTTTGCTATTGAGCGAAGTTGCCTGACTGGGGTAGAGCTGGACAGGGTCGGTGGGTCGGTGGCTGCGTTTACCAACCTCTATTTGCCTCAGCTTCATCGTGCAGGTTATGTGGCTCCGAGTTTGGATAGTGAAAACTGGATAGCGAGCCCGGGCGGCTATGTGATGGACTCTAAGCCCGGTTTGTACGAATCGGTGCTGGTGCTGGACTTTAAGTCGCTATATCCGTCGATAATTCGAACTTTTCGCATTGATCCGCTCGGATTGGTAGAAGGCTTGCTGCTCGAAGAAGGCAGGCAGGATAACCAAGCCATTGCCGGATTTCGTGGTGGGCGCTTTCACCGTACCAAGCATTTTTTACCGAAAATGATTGAGTCATTGTGGGCGGCGAGGGATCAAGCCAAGCGAGAGGGCGAAAAGGCCTTTTCTCAGGCCATCAAGATTATCATGAACTCGTTTTACGGCGTTTTGGGTTCGTCGGGCTGCCGTTTCTTCGATCATCGCTTGGCCTCGTCCATTACCATGCGTGGCCACGAGATCATGAAAACCACCCGCGAACTGATAGAAAACAGGGGCTACGAGGTGATTTACGGAGATACCGACTCGACCTTTGTTTCGCTCAAGCACGCCCATTCTGCTGAGAAAGCGGATGAAATAGGCCGCGAACTGGTGGGCTATATCAACCAGTGGTGGAGTCAACACTTGCTGAGTGAATATAAGGTCGAATCGGCGCTAGAGTTGGAATATGAAACGCATTACCACAAGTTTTTGATGCCGACGATCCGTGGTCAGGAAACGGGGAGCAAAAAGCGCTATGCCGGTCTGGTGATTAACAATGGCCAAGAGGAAATGGTCTACAAAGGGTTGGAAACAGTCCGTACCGACTGGACCCGCTTGGCCCAAACTTTCCAGCAAACGCTCTATCACCGTGTGTTTCATGATGAAGAAGTGGAAGAGTACGTCAGGCAGTACGTGGAAGAAACCCGGGCTGGTAAACACGATAATGCATTGGTTTATCGCAAGCGGTTACGGCGTAACCTGTCGGAGTACCAGAAAAATGTTCCCCCTCATGTCAGGGCGGCACGAATGGCCGATGAGGTCAACCAGCGTCAGGGGCGTCCGCTGCAATATCAGAGCGGCGGCTGGATCGAATATGTGATCACTATCAATGGCCCTGAGCCGGTTGAAGCCCAACAGAGTCCAATCGACTACGAACATTACATTGATAAGCAGCTAAGGCCTGTCGCTGACGGTATTTTACCTTTTATTGGCAAGCACTTTGATGATATTACTGCACCGCAGTTGGGACTATTTTAG